One region of Parafrankia discariae genomic DNA includes:
- a CDS encoding PAS domain-containing protein, with protein MTSETSHADPTTRPWSRGGPGRAVAAETSAANLLDSLSEVVFRTDAEGRWTYLNRAWTTLTGYDVGPSLGARFLDYVHPDEVEYTTALFMGVVRGGTDHCHHETRYRTRHGGYRRVQIRANVLRGPSGEVLGNTGTILDVTDSRLGAEVVGEHATLLELVTAGTDPEELPTGVAVYDRDLRLRRGSPVVDRLVGAQLHPGDPLDRLVELLRPADWRARSLGGDWGLVGLALRTRRAQLGDLELAGERGTGRALRASVIPFDQGGEELAALVLSDITDLRRAERQQAGLARLGQRALAELDIPTLLAEAVDLVTATLDVAVCDVIRREPPDGDRADRPDGAGLPDGPDRAGLPDGSATGPALGSATGPAAGPALGSAAGSALTAGGADGPGVGVPDPGYLARLTDPAAPTAPTQLGTGPIYLTGTLAAEASSLVHLALGADEPVVANELGTRPHLRSGWSDAGGAQAALAARIGSARAPFGVLAAASTRPRRFTGEEARFLQSVANILGAAIDRDRAERHSRQLYEEAQRGRAWLAASAEITAGALVAGQSQQALMLLASLARGVTSADVGAVALPDEAGNLVATEVDSAPHRHSDPETLHGIALALDAAENRPEFQAGRPVYVADLDASDAWSGPIALTGPADTRPDGPAGELPGAAPTGDLAAGDLTTGDRAAGGPTSGPVESVAPGPDGPLAVAPPIPPDPRLREALVIPLIATDKPLGALVLGNSTEGVPFAGNDPELAGAFANDAALALQLAEAHRERARFAVFEDRERIARDLHDLVIQRLFAIGLHLQSLTRAVGDVTAARLNAAINGLDSTIDDIRRTIFKLQPTPVGA; from the coding sequence GTGACGTCCGAGACAAGTCATGCCGACCCGACGACCCGGCCCTGGTCACGCGGCGGGCCGGGCCGGGCGGTGGCCGCGGAGACGTCCGCGGCGAACCTCCTCGACAGCCTGAGCGAGGTGGTGTTCCGCACCGACGCGGAGGGCCGCTGGACCTACCTGAACCGGGCCTGGACCACCCTGACCGGCTACGACGTCGGCCCGAGCCTGGGCGCGCGCTTCCTCGACTACGTCCACCCCGACGAGGTCGAGTACACCACCGCGCTGTTCATGGGCGTGGTGCGCGGCGGCACCGACCACTGCCACCACGAGACCCGCTACCGCACCCGCCACGGCGGCTACCGGCGGGTCCAGATCCGCGCCAACGTGCTGCGCGGCCCGTCCGGTGAGGTGCTCGGCAACACCGGCACGATCCTCGACGTCACCGACTCCCGGCTCGGCGCCGAGGTGGTCGGGGAACACGCCACGCTGCTGGAGCTGGTCACCGCCGGCACCGACCCCGAGGAGCTGCCGACGGGCGTCGCCGTCTACGACCGCGACCTGCGGCTGCGCCGCGGCTCGCCGGTCGTCGACCGCCTGGTCGGCGCGCAGCTGCACCCCGGTGACCCGCTCGACCGGCTGGTCGAGCTGCTGCGTCCCGCGGACTGGCGGGCGCGTTCCCTCGGTGGCGACTGGGGTCTGGTCGGGCTCGCCCTGCGCACCCGCCGGGCGCAGCTCGGCGACCTCGAGCTCGCCGGTGAGCGGGGCACCGGCCGCGCGCTGCGCGCCTCGGTGATCCCGTTCGACCAGGGCGGGGAGGAGCTGGCCGCGCTCGTCCTGTCCGACATCACCGACCTGCGCCGGGCCGAGCGCCAGCAGGCCGGGCTCGCCCGGCTCGGCCAGCGCGCGCTGGCCGAGCTCGACATCCCGACCCTGCTCGCCGAGGCGGTCGACCTGGTCACCGCCACCCTGGACGTCGCCGTCTGCGACGTGATCCGCCGCGAACCACCCGACGGCGACCGGGCGGACCGTCCCGACGGCGCGGGCCTGCCGGACGGGCCCGACCGTGCCGGTCTGCCGGACGGATCCGCCACCGGTCCCGCGCTCGGGTCCGCCACCGGTCCCGCCGCCGGTCCCGCGCTCGGGTCCGCCGCCGGTTCCGCCCTGACGGCCGGTGGTGCCGACGGGCCGGGGGTCGGTGTGCCCGATCCCGGGTACCTCGCACGCCTGACCGACCCGGCGGCACCGACCGCGCCCACGCAGCTCGGGACGGGCCCGATCTACCTGACCGGCACCCTGGCGGCCGAGGCGAGCTCGCTGGTCCACCTCGCGCTCGGCGCCGACGAGCCCGTGGTGGCGAACGAGCTCGGAACCCGTCCGCACCTGCGCAGCGGGTGGTCCGACGCCGGCGGGGCGCAGGCGGCGCTCGCGGCCCGGATCGGCTCGGCCCGCGCGCCGTTCGGCGTGCTGGCCGCGGCCAGCACGCGCCCGCGCCGCTTCACCGGGGAGGAGGCCCGTTTTCTCCAGTCCGTCGCGAACATCCTCGGCGCGGCGATCGACCGGGACCGCGCCGAGCGCCACTCGCGGCAGCTCTACGAGGAGGCGCAGCGCGGCCGCGCGTGGCTGGCGGCCAGCGCGGAGATCACCGCCGGCGCGCTGGTGGCCGGCCAGTCCCAGCAGGCCCTCATGCTGCTCGCCTCGCTGGCCCGCGGTGTGACCTCGGCGGACGTCGGTGCCGTGGCACTGCCGGACGAGGCGGGCAACCTGGTCGCCACCGAGGTCGACTCCGCCCCGCACCGCCACTCCGACCCGGAGACCCTGCACGGCATCGCGCTCGCCCTCGACGCCGCGGAGAACCGCCCCGAGTTCCAGGCCGGACGTCCCGTGTACGTGGCCGACCTCGACGCGTCCGACGCCTGGAGCGGCCCGATCGCGCTGACCGGACCCGCCGACACCCGGCCGGACGGGCCGGCGGGGGAGCTCCCGGGAGCCGCGCCGACCGGTGACCTGGCGGCTGGTGACCTGACGACCGGTGACCGGGCGGCTGGCGGTCCGACGAGCGGACCCGTCGAGTCCGTGGCGCCGGGACCGGACGGCCCGCTGGCGGTGGCGCCGCCGATCCCACCCGACCCCCGGCTCCGGGAGGCGCTGGTCATACCGCTGATCGCCACGGACAAGCCGCTCGGCGCGCTGGTGCTGGGCAACAGCACCGAGGGTGTCCCGTTCGCCGGGAACGACCCCGAACTGGCCGGAGCGTTCGCGAACGACGCCGCCCTGGCCCTCCAGCTCGCCGAGGCACACCGCGAACGCGCCCGGTTCGCGGTCTTCGAGGACCGCGAGCGCATCGCCCGGGACCTGCACGATCTCGTCATCCAACGGCTGTTCGCCATCGGCCTGCATCTGCAGTCGCTGACGAGAGCCGTCGGTGACGTGACCGCGGCCCGGCTGAACGCGGCCATCAACGGACTCGACTCGACCATCGACGACATCCGTCGCACGATCTTCAAGCTCCAGCCGACACCGGTCGGCGCCTGA
- a CDS encoding aminotransferase class IV family protein, giving the protein MGCVDTTPLTHVEVDGHPAGVDDLRHLALANDGHLTTMQVRAGRVRGLALHLRRLDRANQELYGTYLDGGLVRDRIRHALATTPAPHGPAESGDATVRTVVFPTGTGPVSLLVSIGPPAEPAAGPLRLCSLRYQRPFPHIKHVGSFGQIHFGRLARGRGFDDALLVTGDGLVCETTVANIGFVTAAPGRVIWPDGPALVGVTMTLLDQRMRPAAATAPLLESRREPVRLADVGRFGAAFVANARGIVPVDRIDTTPIPVDQEVLAALRRVYASVPWEEI; this is encoded by the coding sequence GTGGGTTGCGTGGACACGACACCCCTGACGCACGTCGAGGTCGACGGCCACCCCGCGGGCGTGGACGACCTGCGCCACCTCGCCCTGGCCAACGACGGCCACCTCACGACGATGCAGGTCCGGGCCGGCCGGGTCCGCGGGCTGGCGCTGCACCTGCGGCGGCTGGACCGCGCCAACCAGGAGCTCTACGGCACCTACCTGGACGGCGGCCTGGTCCGCGACCGGATCCGGCACGCGCTGGCGACCACCCCGGCTCCGCACGGCCCGGCGGAGAGCGGGGACGCGACCGTGCGGACGGTGGTCTTCCCCACCGGGACGGGGCCGGTCTCGCTCCTGGTCTCGATCGGCCCGCCGGCCGAGCCCGCGGCCGGCCCGCTGCGGCTGTGCTCGCTGCGCTACCAGCGGCCGTTCCCGCACATCAAGCACGTCGGCAGCTTCGGGCAGATCCACTTCGGCCGGCTGGCCCGCGGGCGCGGCTTCGACGACGCGCTGCTCGTCACCGGCGACGGCCTGGTCTGTGAGACCACCGTCGCCAACATCGGTTTCGTCACCGCGGCGCCGGGCCGGGTGATCTGGCCGGACGGCCCGGCACTGGTCGGCGTCACCATGACGCTGCTCGACCAGCGGATGCGGCCCGCGGCCGCCACCGCCCCGCTCCTGGAGTCCCGGCGGGAGCCGGTGCGGCTGGCGGACGTCGGCCGTTTCGGGGCGGCGTTCGTCGCCAACGCCCGCGGGATCGTGCCGGTCGACCGCATCGACACGACGCCGATCCCGGTGGACCAGGAGGTCCTGGCCGCGCTGCGCCGCGTCTACGCCTCGGTGCCCTGGGAGGAGATCTGA
- the larC gene encoding nickel pincer cofactor biosynthesis protein LarC, translated as MTGNTSTGVVGWLDATGGISGDMLLGACLDAGVDLAVLRAAVAALRLPDEVRLDARTVQRGGLRASQVLVRCAPSPHARGLGDILGLLDAADLDPVVRTRAADVFRALGAAEARVHGRPVEQVHFHEVGALDSLADVVGAVAGLHALGIDRLVCSPISLGGGRISAAHGAIPLPGPAVLELLRAAGAPAAGGPVETELATPTGVALAVTLAEEFGPMPLMRTTSIGLGAGGRDLDGHPNVTRLVVGRADLAGPATAHGARHGDSVVLETNVDDLDPRLWPSTLRALLAGGAADAWLTPILMKKGRPAHVLSVLCEPAAADRLRQVIFSHTTSIGVREHTVTKSALARRELRVAVAGGQVRVKVASSRGAVVNASVEYDDVVAVAAAAGLPPKVVLDLARAEAARAHFPADPGNGFPTVERPEAHGPGRPGQPG; from the coding sequence ATGACGGGCAACACGTCCACCGGGGTCGTCGGCTGGCTCGACGCGACCGGCGGCATCAGCGGCGACATGCTCCTCGGTGCCTGTCTGGACGCCGGGGTCGACCTGGCCGTGCTGCGGGCCGCCGTCGCGGCGCTGCGCCTGCCCGACGAGGTGCGCCTCGACGCGCGGACCGTGCAGCGCGGGGGGCTGCGGGCGTCCCAGGTGCTGGTGCGGTGCGCGCCGAGCCCGCACGCCCGTGGGCTCGGCGACATCCTCGGGCTGCTGGACGCCGCCGACCTCGACCCGGTGGTGCGGACCCGGGCCGCGGACGTGTTCCGGGCGCTGGGGGCCGCCGAGGCGCGGGTGCACGGCCGCCCGGTCGAGCAGGTGCACTTCCACGAGGTCGGCGCGCTCGACAGCCTGGCGGACGTCGTCGGCGCCGTCGCCGGTCTGCACGCGCTCGGGATCGACCGGCTCGTGTGCAGCCCGATCTCGCTGGGCGGCGGGCGGATCAGCGCGGCGCACGGGGCCATCCCGCTGCCCGGGCCGGCCGTGCTGGAGCTGCTGCGGGCGGCCGGGGCCCCGGCCGCGGGCGGCCCGGTGGAGACCGAGCTGGCGACGCCGACCGGGGTGGCGCTCGCCGTGACGCTGGCCGAGGAGTTCGGTCCGATGCCGCTCATGCGCACCACGTCGATCGGGCTGGGTGCCGGCGGGCGGGATCTCGACGGGCATCCGAACGTGACCCGGCTGGTCGTCGGCCGGGCCGACCTGGCCGGGCCGGCGACGGCGCACGGGGCCCGCCACGGCGACAGCGTCGTGCTGGAGACGAACGTCGACGACCTGGACCCGCGGCTGTGGCCGTCGACGCTGCGGGCGCTGCTCGCCGGCGGCGCGGCGGACGCCTGGCTGACCCCGATTCTGATGAAGAAGGGCCGACCCGCGCACGTCCTGTCGGTGCTGTGCGAACCCGCCGCGGCCGACCGGCTGCGGCAGGTGATCTTCAGTCACACGACGTCGATCGGGGTCCGCGAGCACACGGTGACGAAGTCCGCGCTGGCCCGCCGGGAGCTGCGGGTGGCGGTGGCGGGTGGGCAGGTGCGGGTGAAGGTGGCCTCGTCGCGCGGTGCCGTCGTCAACGCCTCGGTGGAGTACGACGACGTGGTCGCGGTGGCGGCGGCGGCGGGACTGCCCCCGAAGGTGGTGCTGGACCTGGCCCGGGCGGAGGCCGCGCGGGCCCACTTCCCCGCGGATCCCGGGAACGGGTTTCCGACGGTAGAGCGCCCCGAGGCACACGGTCCGGGCCGACCGGGTCAGCCGGGCTGA
- a CDS encoding SDR family NAD(P)-dependent oxidoreductase, which translates to MQRHKELDLTGKVVIITGASRGIGRQAAQSFARRGANLVLAARTVEPDRTLPGTLNEALTEIENLGGSAIAVQTDLANPADLQNLVDAAVERFGGVDVLINNAAATXGDIWSKRFLELTREDWLYQFDVNLHAPFTLIQLVTPIMESRGGGRIIXLSTGSGEVFRQPEELPKLENIGXFSLAVPGYYXSKRALDRLGNVLAPELARKGIAVIGMHPGLVATELXAIRVKEAGLDDTVAVPMEVPARMLAYFASCADPMEYTGRLFWAERELAELGIELDDQPAITT; encoded by the coding sequence ATGCAGCGACACAAGGAACTCGACTTAACCGGCAAGGTCGTGATCATCACGGGGGCCAGCCGGGGGATCGGCCGGCAGGCGGCCCAGTCGTTCGCCCGCCGCGGCGCGAACCTGGTCCTCGCCGCGCGGACGGTCGAGCCGGACCGGACGCTGCCCGGCACCCTGAACGAGGCACTGACGGAGATCGAGAACCTGGGCGGCAGCGCGATCGCCGTCCAGACCGACCTGGCCAACCCGGCCGATCTCCAGAACCTGGTCGACGCCGCCGTCGAGCGGTTCGGTGGCGTCGACGTGCTCATCAACAACGCGGCGGCCACCNCCGGCGACATCTGGTCCAAGAGATTTCTGGAGCTCACGCGCGAGGACTGGCTCTACCAGTTCGACGTCAACCTCCACGCGCCCTTCACGCTCATTCAGTTGGTGACGCCGATTATGGAGAGCCGCGGCGGCGGGCGCATCATCAANCTCAGCACCGGCAGCGGCGAGGTCTTCCGCCAGCCGGAGGAGCTTCCCAAGCTCGAGAACATCGGNGNGTTCAGCCTGGCCGTGCCCGGNTACTACTNCAGCAAGCGGGCCCTCGACCGACTCGGCAACGTACTGGCCCCCGAGCTCGCCCGCAAGGGCATCGCGGTGATCGGCATGCACCCGGGCCTGGTGGCCACCGAGCTNNNNGCCATCCGNGTCAAGGAGGCCGGCCTCGACGACACCGTGGCGGTGCCGATGGAGGTCCCCGCCCGCATGCTGGCCTACTTCGCCTCGTGCGCCGACCCCATGGAATACACCGGCCGGCTGTTCTGGGCCGAACGTGAACTCGCCGAACTCGGGATCGAACTGGACGACCAGCCCGCGATCACCACCTGA
- a CDS encoding ABC transporter substrate-binding protein, with protein sequence MTRKNRLLGVAVACCAALVLGACGNGDSGPSAGTAGPSGEPVAGGTAQMLILSDPRSLDPASLGNQAAITAVLGNALYGTLMTTDEAGKVEYSMAESFATTDEGKTFALKLRPNLVFSDGTPLDAAAVKFNWDRLRDPATASPSAAEAAMVASTEVVDDVTLKVTLAAPVTAYAQAVVGSGMNWIGSPAALRKGPQAFDESPVGAGPFTLQSWSRQAEIRLVKNPRYWDAPKPYLDGITMRAVLDSDQRYNTLTSGGADVVIETDWTNLNKAEKAGLPTDLLPLSGGYFIALNTRREPFGDVRARQAVAAALDIDALNLAVYNGEGQVADTLFAKSSPFYSDKPLATVDRAKAQKLFDELAAEGKPVSFTFSTYPSTENKLIAENVQAQLGSFKNVKVQVAVVDYSQVGAMRTTHDFDAIVSAAAFQDPEPRLLANFTGNSPANMSGLVDPELDRSLLAGRTATSTEERKAAYDAAQARLTATVPAVFLTRSAPAVIAGKDVGGLVQYGAGSLLPEKLWIRK encoded by the coding sequence ATGACGCGTAAGAACCGATTACTCGGCGTAGCTGTCGCCTGCTGCGCCGCCCTCGTCCTGGGGGCCTGCGGAAACGGCGATTCCGGCCCGTCCGCGGGAACCGCGGGTCCCTCTGGTGAGCCGGTGGCCGGAGGGACCGCCCAGATGCTCATCCTGAGCGATCCGCGTAGCCTTGACCCGGCCTCCCTCGGCAACCAGGCGGCGATCACCGCCGTTCTGGGTAACGCCCTGTACGGCACCCTGATGACCACGGACGAGGCGGGCAAGGTCGAGTACTCGATGGCCGAGTCCTTCGCCACGACCGACGAAGGCAAGACCTTCGCGCTGAAGCTGCGGCCGAATCTCGTGTTCTCCGACGGCACGCCGCTCGACGCCGCGGCGGTGAAGTTCAACTGGGACCGCCTCAGGGACCCCGCCACCGCATCGCCCAGCGCGGCGGAGGCGGCGATGGTCGCCTCGACCGAGGTGGTCGACGACGTCACGCTGAAGGTCACGCTGGCCGCTCCCGTGACGGCGTACGCGCAGGCGGTCGTCGGCTCGGGGATGAACTGGATCGGTTCGCCCGCGGCCCTGCGGAAGGGCCCGCAGGCCTTCGACGAGAGCCCGGTCGGCGCCGGTCCCTTCACCCTGCAGAGTTGGAGCAGACAGGCCGAGATCAGGCTCGTCAAGAATCCCCGCTACTGGGATGCTCCCAAGCCCTACCTCGACGGCATCACGATGCGCGCGGTACTCGATTCCGACCAGCGTTACAACACCCTGACCAGTGGTGGCGCCGACGTTGTCATCGAAACGGACTGGACCAACCTGAACAAGGCCGAGAAAGCGGGCCTGCCGACAGACCTCCTGCCGCTCAGCGGCGGCTACTTCATCGCCCTGAACACGCGCCGGGAGCCGTTCGGCGACGTTCGCGCCCGTCAGGCGGTCGCCGCGGCACTCGACATCGACGCGCTGAACCTCGCCGTCTACAACGGCGAAGGCCAGGTCGCGGACACGCTGTTCGCCAAGAGCTCGCCCTTCTACTCGGACAAGCCGCTGGCCACCGTGGACCGGGCGAAGGCACAGAAACTCTTCGACGAACTGGCCGCCGAGGGAAAGCCGGTCTCCTTCACGTTCTCCACCTATCCATCCACTGAGAACAAGTTGATCGCGGAGAACGTCCAGGCCCAGCTCGGCAGCTTCAAGAACGTCAAGGTGCAGGTCGCGGTCGTCGACTACTCGCAGGTCGGCGCGATGCGCACCACCCACGACTTCGACGCGATCGTGTCAGCCGCGGCCTTCCAGGACCCCGAGCCGCGACTGTTGGCGAACTTCACCGGGAACTCCCCGGCGAACATGTCCGGCCTCGTGGACCCGGAACTCGACCGGAGTCTGCTGGCCGGCCGGACCGCCACCTCGACCGAGGAGCGGAAGGCGGCCTACGACGCGGCACAGGCGCGGTTGACCGCGACGGTGCCGGCCGTCTTCCTCACCCGGTCGGCGCCTGCCGTCATCGCCGGTAAGGACGTCGGCGGCCTCGTGCAGTACGGCGCCGGTTCACTGCTGCCCGAGAAGCTGTGGATCAGGAAGTAG
- a CDS encoding ABC transporter substrate-binding protein codes for MAASISLTGYDPSLLPTLGPALAGVPIPVYFRPSEAGGAPIDRYRDAMARYAPQTAIPEQQFAMFGCICTDLFPRGLEAAGECPTRAGFISALRKVSDYDMGGLIDPVDLASNAGQPIRCNASSRSTRSATPSR; via the coding sequence CTGGCGGCCAGCATCTCGCTCACCGGCTATGACCCCAGCCTGCTGCCCACCCTGGGCCCGGCGCTGGCCGGGGTCCCGATCCCGGTCTACTTCCGCCCCTCCGAGGCCGGCGGAGCGCCGATCGACCGCTACCGTGACGCGATGGCGCGCTACGCGCCGCAGACCGCGATTCCCGAGCAGCAGTTCGCCATGTTCGGCTGCATCTGCACCGACCTGTTCCCGCGCGGACTTGAGGCGGCCGGCGAGTGCCCCACCCGCGCGGGTTTCATCAGCGCGCTGCGCAAGGTGTCCGACTACGACATGGGCGGCCTGATCGACCCGGTGGATCTCGCCAGCAACGCCGGTCAGCCGATCCGGTGCAACGCCTCGTCCAGATCGACCCGGTCAGCAACACCTTCGAGGTGA
- a CDS encoding ParA family protein produces MKVVAIASYKGGVGKTTLTANIGAAIARLGRRVLMIDLDPQANLTLNFYRAETWQTELADQRRTVKAWFESWRPEAIPPPLAGYVTTPPVVAAAVAPGGGTLDLIASHLALGDIEMDLVARLGGAQAHRSTRHYFDVYQRLATGLASFSPHDYDLVLIDCPSNFGVVTRAAVAACDHLLVPSRPDNQSTTGIEHLMGKLGRFVWEYNRVAELQSGIRPAVKRLEPRLLGVVLTMVQYYRGRPTSFLRPHIDRAGSLGIPVFASMLRVSNRSFVGTAGAQLPAVLSPDLAPDLARDLIALVEEFLRRLGPAGRVTAGALDPSVLVDPAWRP; encoded by the coding sequence GTGAAGGTCGTGGCGATCGCCAGCTACAAGGGCGGCGTGGGCAAGACCACGCTGACCGCGAACATCGGCGCGGCCATCGCCCGCCTGGGCCGGCGGGTGCTGATGATCGACCTGGACCCGCAGGCCAACCTCACCCTCAACTTCTACCGCGCCGAGACCTGGCAGACCGAACTCGCCGACCAGCGCAGGACGGTCAAGGCCTGGTTCGAGTCGTGGCGGCCGGAGGCGATCCCGCCGCCGCTGGCCGGATACGTGACCACTCCGCCGGTCGTGGCCGCCGCCGTCGCCCCGGGCGGCGGGACGCTGGACCTGATCGCCTCACACCTGGCGCTCGGCGACATCGAGATGGACCTCGTCGCCCGGCTCGGCGGCGCGCAGGCGCACCGCTCCACCCGACACTACTTCGACGTCTACCAGCGGCTGGCGACCGGGCTGGCCTCCTTCTCGCCGCACGACTACGACCTCGTCCTGATCGACTGCCCGTCGAACTTCGGGGTCGTCACCCGGGCCGCGGTCGCCGCCTGCGACCATCTGCTCGTCCCGTCCCGGCCCGACAACCAGTCGACGACGGGCATCGAGCATCTGATGGGCAAACTGGGCCGGTTCGTCTGGGAGTACAACCGGGTGGCGGAGCTGCAGTCCGGCATCCGCCCGGCGGTCAAGCGGCTCGAGCCGCGCCTGCTCGGGGTCGTGCTCACCATGGTGCAGTACTACCGCGGCCGGCCGACGAGTTTCCTGCGCCCGCACATCGACCGGGCCGGCAGCCTCGGCATCCCTGTGTTCGCGTCGATGCTCCGCGTCAGCAACCGGAGCTTCGTGGGCACGGCCGGCGCCCAGCTGCCGGCCGTGCTCTCCCCGGACCTGGCCCCGGACCTGGCCCGGGACCTGATCGCCCTGGTCGAGGAGTTCCTCCGACGCCTCGGGCCGGCCGGGCGGGTGACCGCCGGCGCTCTGGATCCCTCGGTGCTGGTCGACCCGGCCTGGCGGCCGTGA